The Fusarium fujikuroi IMI 58289 draft genome, chromosome FFUJ_chr05 DNA segment CGCGTGTTGAGTGCGGTCTATCCAGCGCCGGTTGGTCTCTCGTGTGACATGAGTGGAAATGGAGTAATCGTCAAGGTAGGTGAACCCTTGTTGACATAAATGACGTTCTAGCTAGTCATGGCCATGCCGTAACTTGCACCTGAGGGTGTGAAACTTAAGTCTACCTACGTCTTGGTCAACTAGGACAAGTTGCCGTCATGGCCAGAATGCCCGTTTTACCCAACTCGATCTCGGCCAGACGAGTTTCCGCGCGTTGGGGATAAGATATGGATACCCTCATTGAATTCATGTAGCAAATCCATGGGGATTACGGGATGCTCTGTTGAGAACGACTTGCCCGAGACTACTGATGCTCCGGCTCGTGAGCTGGCcatggcgttgatgagatcaagccCCTGGACCCtagatcttctcctcgggTAATTGTGTCGATCATTCTGGTTGGATGCTGTGGTTGGCTGGTTTCAACTCAATAGTGAGTTGACTCGCAATTACCTTGGGACCTTAGGTCGCGTCTAGTTAGTGCCTAAGACTAAGCTAAGACGCTAATTACTGCATCTCAGATCCCGCACGTACTGTACAGTCATCCCTCTCTCCCTGTCTCAGTCGCTCGCTCTCACCGCTGATGGCGCTGTCGAGAAACGGAGTCATTCACAGCGTTAGAAGGCCCTAGATCAGCCAAGAGATGTCATGGCAATTTCGAGACAGCGGCTCCGTGGCCGATCCAGGGTCCTCTGATTCAAGACTCAGATCGAGCGAGGTCCTCTTTCTGGTATCTCAATGGACATTGTTTGGCCCAGTgggttgaagctgagattAGGGCGAACCCCAGCCGCTTCTCCGGGGCACAGCTATACTGAATCGGTGGTGGGTTTCCGAGCAGCGCATATGTGGGCGCACAGCATACATCCACTGTCAATGCACACAGAGCATTCAGGTCCAGTTAgggagtgagtgagtgtgaGTCTCAAGGAGAGCGAGCAAGCTCCTGTCGTAGGAAGGGTGAGGCTTACGAGCCGCCAGATTGACCCTGCATGCATCTACAAGCCATAGCCGCCGTGCCTCTGACTGCCATGGTACTTACTTGAGACAAAGCAATGCCGACTATTGCAGATGAGATTgggttgagcttgaaagTCTCCTGCCAGATTGGGATGCTATTTGGAGTCTAGTTATACTCTTAACTGAGCTGAGGTAGCTTGCGAAGTCCTTGAGTTATTAGTACTCAGGTTGGCTCAGTTGAATGATTCTGGCTTCAACATTTCAAGATGCACGAACCATCCTCTCCTGAGGGCGTTGTGCTTCTGCTTTGGTAGTCATGGCAATCTTCTTCATGTATTTCAACATGGGTTCAGATCATGGGTAGACTCGCTGGTTGCTTTTCGTCTTTGCCGCTTTGATCCAGTATTATTTGTACGTGCACGATGGCGATGCGGTCGGAAAACCCTTGCTAACTATGCAAGATGGCGACGGTGACGGCCGTATAATGGAAATGTGACCCTTTCTCCTCTTGGCTATTCCTTGTTGGGTAGACTTTGTTCTTATTTCTCGTCCCGCGCGGCATATGAGATCTCGGTCCTTTGGCATGATAAAGCTGTTTTTTGTTGGTTGGCAATACTCAAAGTATGATATGACATAACAGAGTTAGTTGGCCGATGGCTGGTGGTTGGTCGTTGGTTTAGAGAAGACCACATGCGTATGTGATAGATCGTTGTTTGTCTATGGGTCTGTTTGTTCTTATGGTGCATTACGTATAACCTTTTCAAGGTTTCGGTTTCATCACAAGGTTGGCGCAGTGGTTAAGGATTGGGGTCTAGGGTACCCAGAAACTTCAAATGAAATACGGCTATATCAGACTTTCTTTCCGTCCCGTATATCATTCGTCTCCTGAAATTTGGTATACAAGCTGGCTCTTCACTTGATACCACGTCACTGTGAGATCAGGTTGGATGCTGCTCCTGGCTAAAGCAACATAGCCCAGCATGCCATTGTCCACACATAAAGCCATAAGCAGACGTGACAACTCGCAGGCACAATCGTCCCAGTACGCCAGCGCTGAGGAGCGAGATTCAGCAAAAGTCCATGATTTAGGTGGTTACCATATGCATAAACAAGCAGAAGTTACATACTCTCGACCCTCGATTATTTTTGGGCAAACATACTGTGGCGGCCACCAAGTCATGAAAACTCGGAATAGACCCATACATAGTTTGTTCatgatgcaatgcaatgcgtTAATCACTAGAACTAGGATGCGGTACAAAAAGATAACATTTCGGGGCAGATAGAATGGGTGACCCGAGGAAGCAAGTGCATGTTTTGGGGACTTCTCAGCAAATTCTACAGTGTAGACACTAAACGACGGTAGGGCGAGTTGTGAAGCCAAGATAGATATTTGTACGGCAAATTATATGTCGTGGCATATATCACAGTCATGACAGTATGTAAAGTGACCCCAAGCTGGAGAATAAGTATCAGCAAGGTTGAGGAACACAAGCTTTAGAGGTACCAGTAAAGGCAACTGGTGCTAAAAAGCCAGGAATTTGTCGTACTGCAATAGACTGAGTATGTATTTGCTTGCGATGATGTGACTGCGTTTCATGTACTGAAACTGCGAATGGCGACTGTACTCGACACGGAACAAGTCATCAATATCATACATGGCAGTGAGAGAGAACACCCAAACGCCGCATGGCGGCCGAGTTTTACCTCGAGTATCTGTACAAGCCACTCATCTTTTCCTGTCATAACGGTAGCGGGAAACGGgaaacagaaacaggaaCGAAAACTGATGCATCAAGCAGCGAAGCATTCATTGGTCGCGGTCCTCTTCATTGATCATTCGTAGGTATCATTAACTCCCCTTTCTTGTTGTTCCTCCCATTCCACTCCCTTTTCTTATTGTACAAGATGGATACAGAGAAGGCTTATTGCTGACGCTTCTCAACACCTTCACGGCCAACGTTGCTCAGGTCCACCTCCTCGCCCTTGGTAGCGGGCTCACGGAGACCAGACTGAGCGGCAGAGTCGGTGCCAATGGGGCCCTCCTGCTTGCCAGCGCCGACGTTGACGGTGCGGGCATCAGCGGACTGCCAGTCGGAAGCCTTAGGGGGCTGATCGGGGAGGGGGAGGTTGGCCTGAGTCTCGGCAATCTTCTGGTCCTTGGATTGTGTCATTTTGATGGGAGGTTTTCTGAGAATGATTATTAGTACACATTCCTGACACAACTCGATATTTTGAATGCCACTTTGACTTACTGGGTTGGTAGTTGTGGTTGCGACGAAGAAGTCTTGTGACGTGATGTGATGTGGTTGAGTTGAGGGTTGAGAGTTGAGAGTTGGATGATGCTGAATTGACGAAGCTTCTCAGGGGTCCTTTAATACCTGTTCATTCAGTCACCTTCTCCATAATTACACTCTTTCCGCCCAAGCAAATGCACAAGCACGCAGGCACGAAcgaacaaacaaacaaacgcAAACAATGAACTCATCACGATGCCATTCACAATTCTGACGTCAGCGATTCACTGACGTCACAAAAACATCACCGCGCAAAATGCTCCGGCCTCTTCTCCACATCAAAACATCATTTTTGACGTTACATGTTCCACCATGGATGTTTCTGACAGATTCTGCATCTCAGAGCTACATATTCGACGACCCACGCTAACAAGACAGATCGCGGATCGACACCCATTCAATATCCCCGGTGAGGAGACGACAGGGATCACGACCAAGGTGATGTTGTCGCTGCTGTCAGGTACCGAGTCAATACCTCGGTTAGCCTGACTCGGGATCCAAGGAGCACGCGACATATCAACCTTAAACCAAGGCGCTCAGCCAGTCAATCGATGAATTCGCCGAGCCAAGCAAGTATCTAAACCCGAACCAAAACCGAGGCTGGCACCCAAAACGCCCCAACTGCAATGTCATTGATGCAGTGCACAGTGATTGTAAAGCAAATATCAACATCCAACATCCACCACTCATCGTGACGTTTCAGAACCCCACTACCTCAGACACGATCGTGATCAACTCACCCTTAACTCCTCCCTCCTTCAAGCTACTCGCCGATCCGTCTCTGCAGATGTGGGCTTCTCCCCTGCGTCTGGGTTGAGGTAATCTGcgtcttcagcagcttcgtATTCGCCAATCAAGTCTGCAACAACCTGCCGTGCCTCATCAAACTCGTTGAGGTTCTCGGAAAACGGTGCTGTCTTCTTGTATCCTTCCATAAAGGCATTGCGCTTACGCATGCCATCGTACTGCCTCAGAATTCTCTTGAAGAGCTGTGACTGTGTGAGCTACTGTGCTAAATAGAGTAAGTAAACTAGAGGTTTTGCATACCGTCGCAATACTGGTGTGGTTGGCGAGCATAAGACCGCTTACACGGTGACTCATGGGAATGTATGGGCTTCTCTTGGTCAGGGCAACTTGAATGCTTGCAGGTCCCCATGGAATGAACGTCGCCAGCCGTCGTTCTCGGATACGAAGCAAACTCTTGTGAACATCCGTCGGATCAACTTCACCCTGAATGACATTGAGAATGGATATGTAACAACTTTTCTTGCCGGGGACAGTAGACACCATGCGGTTCTTGGGCTGTAGTAGACGTCGCATCACATCCAGCACTGTCGTTTTGCGAACTGTCTTAGCTTGCTCGACTTGGTCACCGGTGAATGGCGTGTAGGCAGTCATGAGGAAATGGCATCGAGGAGTTGGGATGAGGGAGGCTAGGATGCTGACTAGATCATTGTGCATGTAACCGGGATATCGAAGTGTTGTTGTACTGGCAGACATAACAGTAGCAACCTGATAATTGTCAGTGCCCTTGCTTCATCTTACACATATCCTAACACTCGCGCTCTTGCTACGTGCATATCAGGCAAGATCGAGGTTGCAGCACTCACCAGCTGGTTTGTTTGTTGAAAGGATGGCTCTTGAACATGCAACCTATCGGCAGCAATGTGTGACAAAGCACCGTTATCCAAAACGACAACAGAGTCAGCATTTTGCGTCAATCTTCGCATAGATAGGATACTGTTATAAGGATGaacaacaacatcgcccGCGTTCGTTGTGTCCGGGAAGACCGAGTACGTCtggatgat contains these protein-coding regions:
- a CDS encoding probable tubulin gamma chain, with product MPREIITIQAGQCGNSIGSQFWQQLCQEHGISQDGNLEDFATEGGDRKDVFYYQSDDTRYIPRAILIDLEPRVINGIQTGPYRNIYNPENFYVGKDGVGAANNWGDGYQSGEAVYEDIMEMIDREADGSDSLEGFMMLHSIAGGTGSGLGSFLLERLNDRFPKKIIQTYSVFPDTTNAGDVVVHPYNSILSMRRLTQNADSVVVLDNGALSHIAADRLHVQEPSFQQTNQLVATVMSASTTTLRYPGYMHNDLVSILASLIPTPRCHFLMTAYTPFTGDQVEQAKTVRKTTVLDVMRRLLQPKNRMVSTVPGKKSCYISILNVIQGEVDPTDVHKSLLRIRERRLATFIPWGPASIQVALTKRSPYIPMSHRVSGLMLANHTSIATLFKRILRQYDGMRKRNAFMEGYKKTAPFSENLNEFDEARQVVADLIGEYEAAEDADYLNPDAGEKPTSAETDRRVA